A DNA window from Euwallacea fornicatus isolate EFF26 chromosome 17, ASM4011564v1, whole genome shotgun sequence contains the following coding sequences:
- the PDZ-GEF gene encoding rap guanine nucleotide exchange factor 6 isoform X1: MTDWEGMWLRALARPPHCRSLQDLQVIYYGLSGLEALQSLRDSSLRALCKVVRYEKHLANDVLYYTGELSTCWYILLSGSVFIDGSMFLPRSSFGKRTGGSARRQNECFVLEPSEMIVIDYPDVDQGRRAQNSPLMEHQQHRPINIMFDDAYGGHPHNNIPRPSLYHKCSRGSHSSDTSSAYSGSDTMASNHSELDGDEPDLSGLVESIVDSDEEDDLAESMDSLAVRDRVRDCLEKEPSERTEDDIEALLEFTQHLKAFTNMTLAVRRALCAVMVFAVVEKAGTIVMNDGEELDSWSVLVNGCVEVVITGEENQTLSMGDAFGILPTMDKLYHKGLMITKCDDCQFVCITQSDYYRILHQGEENTRRHEEDGNLVLVTELRGSAESGSNRRGHVVIRATPQRLSHQLIEENSLTDPTYVEDFLLTHRVFTPSPLCIANQLLEWFKDPEVRDRVTRVVLLWVNNHFTDFETDPDMIEFLENFEQGLEDEHMAGQLRLLNIACAAKARIRNVVLARPNRDEPLAFQVLGGFERNFGIFISKVDKRSKAEEVGLKRGDQILEVNGQSFEHVSHARALEILKGTTHLSITIKSNLLHFKEMLNTPDNSPRPRSRKISEIAKIQHDPRARLSTVEGNILLGHTTPCSEPVTINSPQKEGKKPMFSTMGPKRRLQKALMKMNILPKNIINIGTDQVDNFNPPSNLTTNIYQSQSNPDLMSICYDDLRCTDYPEHVLKVYKPDQSYKYLLIHKETTAHEVVMLALQEFGMTDPSSNFSLCEVSVTDTQTIKQRRLPDQLQNLAERIGLSSRYYLKTNGITETLVPDELAPELVRESAVHFLQLNAVEVAIQLTLQDFSIFRQIEPTEYIDDLFRLKSKYGTPMLEKFEHLVNKEMFWVVSEVCCEQNPVRRMKIIKQFIKVARQCKECKNFNSMFAILSGLGHGAVTRLRQTWDKLPGKYQRIFNDLQQLMDPSRNMSKYRQLVSAEQTQPPIIPFYPVVKKDLTFIHDGNDSHVEGLVNFEKLRMIAKEVRSLSNMCSSPYDLLTMLELGGQPASNAMVALNQMTTASSQYHTQGQATVKRRKKSTAAPNPKKMFEESQMVRRVKAYLNNLHVETDEKKLHEMSVECEGSGATAGGFSGPGSQRGKRHPSPAPSTTSSTSSASDERKPTAKFGSASPQAVRKLLALSEPAKARPHQPRQPGIPITQPSPAVRRAPSATGSYSSYGSHSSSSSGAGGRAMHERSHSDTPTPLPSVALSAESSSVTSLSNLPLRKTLTSGSVTSSDSGHSTISQVTTGSAGDYHPYQTRCPSPSRHSTVLPAGWCPVRPGCIPPCPQAVAVLPPLPHALRNGANRRQPPSYSVAAHMARLHRLGRAHSHEGVTQGYHFHTDPDIDQGDYDLTDLSLESDTVIIMV; the protein is encoded by the exons CTTCGGAAAACGTACGGGCGGCAGCGCCAGGAGGCAAAACGAATGTTTTGTCCTCGAACCCTCCGAGATGATTGTC ATCGACTATCCCGACGTAGACCAAGGTAGAAGAGCGCAAAATTCTCCTCTAATGGAACACCAACAACATAGGCCCATCAACATTATGTTCGATGACGCT TATGGAGGCCATCCTCACAACAACATCCCCAGACCTAGCTTGTACCATAAATGCTCCAGGGGTTCTCACTCTTCGGACACTTCCTCAGCTTACAGCGGCAGCGACACCATGGCCTCGAACCATTCCGAGCTCGACGGAGATGAACCTGATCTGTCTGGTTTGGTTGAGAGCATCGTGGATAGTGACGAAGAGGATGATTTGGCAGAGAGCATGGAT AGTTTGGCTGTGAGAGATAGAGTAAGAGACTGTTTAGAAAAGGAGCCGTCAGAGAGGACTGAGGACGACATTGAGGCCTTGTTGGAGTTTACGCAACATCTCAAGGCCTTTACCAACATGACTCTGGCGGTGAGGAGGGCGCTTTGCGCCGTTATGGTTTTTGCCGTTGTGGAGAAAGCTGGCACCATTGTCATGAACGATGGGGAGGAATTAG ATTCTTGGTCTGTGCTCGTGAACGGCTGCGTAGAGGTAGTAATCACGGGCGAAGAGAATCAAACTCTGTCTATGGGTGACGCTTTCGGCATCCTCCCCACCATGGACAAGCTCTATCACAAAGGACTGATGATTACCAAGTGCGACGACTGCCAGTTTGTCTGCATAACTCAGTCGGACTATTACCGGATCCTTCATCAAGGCGAAGAAAATACCCGCAGGCACGAGGAAGACGGCAACTTGGTGTTGGTCACCGAGCTGAGAGGGTCAGCCGAGTCTGGATCGAATAGGCGCGGACACGTAGTGATCAGAGCTACTCCTCAGCGACTCTCTCACCAACTAATCGAAGAAAACTCTCTCACCGATCCCACTTACGTCGAAGACTTTTTGCTGACTCACAGGGTGTTCACTCCAAGCCCTTTGTGCATTGCGAATCAGCTGTTGGAGTGGTTCAAAGACCCGGAAGTTCGAGATCGCGTCACAAGGGTGGTGCTCCTGTGGGTCAACAACCATTTCACTGACTTTGAGACTGATCCGGACATGATCGAGTTCCTTGAAAATTTCGAGCAAGGTCTGGAAGACGAGCACATGGCCGGGCAATTGCGACTGTTAAACATCGCTTGTGCCGCCAAAGCGCGTATCAGGAACGTAGTGCTGGCTAGGCCCAATAGGGACGAACCTCTGGCTTTTCAAGTGTTGGGAGGTTTCGAAAGGAACTTTGGAATATTCATTTCGAAGGTGGATAAAAGGTCGAAGGCCGAGGAGGTGGGGCTGAAGCGGGGAgatcaaattttggaggtgaACGGGCAGAGCTTCGAGCACGTTTCCCACGCGAGGGCTTTGGAAATTCTGAAGGGGACCACACACTTGAGCATCACGATCAAGTCCAATTTACTGCATTTCAAGGAGATGCTGAACACGCCCGATAATTCGCCCAGGCCGAGGAGCAGGAAGATTTCAGAAATTG cCAAAATCCAACACGACCCCCGAGCCAGGTTGTCAACGGTTGAGGGAAATATTCTACTGGGTCACACCACCCCATGCTCTGAACCTGTAACCATCAACAGCCCGCAAAAGGAGGGCAAAAAGCCCATGTTCTCCACCATGGGGCCCAAAAGACGCCTTCAGAAGGCCCTTATGAAAATGAACATTCTCCCAAAAAACATCATTAA CATCGGCACTGACCAAGTAGACAATTTCAACCCGCCTTCGAACTTGACCACGAACATTTACCAATCCCAGAGCAATCCGGATTTGATGTCCATTTGCTACGACGACCTGCGTTGCACTGACTATCCCGAGCACGTGCTCAAGGTTTACAAACCGGACCAGAGCTACAAATACTTACTGATTCATAAGGAAACCACCGCTCATGAGGTGGTGATGCTGGCTCTGCAGGAATTCGGAATGACCGACCCAAGTTCCAACTTTAGTTTGTGCGAAGTGTCTGTCACAGACACGCAAACGATCAAGCAAAGACGACTACCAGATCAGTTGCAAAACCTGGCGGAACGTATAGGACTGAGCAGCCGTTATTACTTGAAAACAAACGGCATTACCGAGACTTTGGTACCTGACGAATTGGCTCCGGAATTGGTGCGCGAAAGTGCGGTGCACTTTTTGCAACTCAACGCCGTGGAAGTGGCCATCCAGCTTACTCTGCAAGATTTTAGCATATTTAGGCAGATCGAGCCGACAGAATACATAGACGACTTATTTCGGCTGAAGTCGAAATATGGTACTCCCATGCTGGAGAAGTTCGAGCATTTGGTGAATAAAGAGATGTTTTGGGTGGTAAGCGAGGTGTGCTGCGAGCAGAACCCAGTGCGGAGGATGAAGATTATCAAGCAATTCATTAAAGTTGCAA gACAATGCAAAGAGTGCAAAAACTTCAACTCGATGTTCGCCATCTTGAGCGGCCTGGGACACGGAGCTGTCACCAGACTGAGGCAAACGTGGGACAAACTACCCGGCAAGTATCAGAGGATATTCAACGATCTGCAACAGCTAATGGATCCGTCTAGGAACATGAGCAAATATCGACAACTGGTCAGTGCCGAGCAAACGCAACCTCCCATT ATACCTTTTTACCCGGTGGTAAAGAAGGATCTCACCTTCATACACGACGGAAACGATTCGCACGTGGAAGGTCTAGTCAACTTCGAGAAGTTGCGCATGATCGCCAAGGAGGTGCGCTCGCTGAGTAACATGTGCAGTAGCCCCTACGATTTGTTAACAATGCTCGAATTGGGCGGGCAACCTGCTAGTAATGCCATGGTGGCACTCAATCAGATGACCACGGCGTCTTCGCAATACCATACCCAAG GTCAAGCTACAGTGAAACGACGAAAAAAGTCCACAGCCGCCCCAAATCCTAAGAAAATGTTCGAGGAATCTCAAATGGTGCGTCGCGTTAAAGCGTATCTGAACAATCTCCACGTGGAAACGGACGAGAAGAAATTGCATGAAATGTCGGTTGAGTGCGAGGGAAGTGGGGCCACCGCAGGGGGATTTTCGGGTCCAGGTAGCCAAAGGGGAAAGAGACACCCGTCGCCAGCCCCTTCTACCACCAGCAGTACAAGTAGTGCTAGCGACGAGAGGAAACCAACTGCCAAGTTCG GTTCAGCCTCGCCGCAAGCCGTCCGAAAGCTACTGGCGCTGTCCGAGCCCGCAAAAGCGAGACCCCACCAGCCTAGGCAACCCGGTATACCAATTACCCAGCCCAGTCCGGCCGTCCGGAGAGCGCCTAGCGCGACAG GTAGTTACTCGAGTTATGGGTCGCACAGTTCCAGCAGTTCAGGGGCGGGCGGAAGAGCGATGCATGAGCGCTCCCACTCGGACACGCCCACACCACTGCCCTCGGTCGCTCTGTCGGCCGAGAGCAGCAGCGTCACGTCGTTGAGCAACTTGCCATTGAGGAAAACGCTCACGTCCG GTTCGGTCACGTCTTCCGATTCGGGGCACAGCACCATTAGCCAGGTTACGACCGGTTCGGCGGGTGACTATCACCCGTACCAGACTCGCTGCCCCAGTCCCTCAAGGCATTCGACAGTATTGCCAGCAG GCTGGTGTCCCGTGCGTCCCGGTTGTATACCGCCTTGTCCTCAAGCTGTGGCAGTGTTGCCCCCTTTACCTCATGCTTTGCGCAATG GTGCTAACAGACGACAACCCCCTTCGTACAGTGTGGCAGCCCACATGGCCCGGCTGCACAGATTGGGGAGAGCGCATTCCCATGAAGGAGTGACTCAAGGTTACCATTTTCACACCGATCCGGATATCGATCAAG GTGACTACGACCTGACAGACCTCTCCCTCGAATCTGACACTGTAATTATAATGGTGTAA
- the PDZ-GEF gene encoding rap guanine nucleotide exchange factor 6 isoform X4, with the protein MTDWEGMWLRALARPPHCRSLQDLQVIYYGLSGLEALQSLRDSSLRALCKVVRYEKHLANDVLYYTGELSTCWYILLSGSVFIDGSMFLPRSSFGKRTGGSARRQNECFVLEPSEMIVIDYPDVDQGRRAQNSPLMEHQQHRPINIMFDDAYGGHPHNNIPRPSLYHKCSRGSHSSDTSSAYSGSDTMASNHSELDGDEPDLSGLVESIVDSDEEDDLAESMDSLAVRDRVRDCLEKEPSERTEDDIEALLEFTQHLKAFTNMTLAVRRALCAVMVFAVVEKAGTIVMNDGEELDSWSVLVNGCVEVVITGEENQTLSMGDAFGILPTMDKLYHKGLMITKCDDCQFVCITQSDYYRILHQGEENTRRHEEDGNLVLVTELRGSAESGSNRRGHVVIRATPQRLSHQLIEENSLTDPTYVEDFLLTHRVFTPSPLCIANQLLEWFKDPEVRDRVTRVVLLWVNNHFTDFETDPDMIEFLENFEQGLEDEHMAGQLRLLNIACAAKARIRNVVLARPNRDEPLAFQVLGGFERNFGIFISKVDKRSKAEEVGLKRGDQILEVNGQSFEHVSHARALEILKGTTHLSITIKSNLLHFKEMLNTPDNSPRPRSRKISEIAKIQHDPRARLSTVEGNILLGHTTPCSEPVTINSPQKEGKKPMFSTMGPKRRLQKALMKMNILPKNIINIGTDQVDNFNPPSNLTTNIYQSQSNPDLMSICYDDLRCTDYPEHVLKVYKPDQSYKYLLIHKETTAHEVVMLALQEFGMTDPSSNFSLCEVSVTDTQTIKQRRLPDQLQNLAERIGLSSRYYLKTNGITETLVPDELAPELVRESAVHFLQLNAVEVAIQLTLQDFSIFRQIEPTEYIDDLFRLKSKYGTPMLEKFEHLVNKEMFWVVSEVCCEQNPVRRMKIIKQFIKVARQCKECKNFNSMFAILSGLGHGAVTRLRQTWDKLPGKYQRIFNDLQQLMDPSRNMSKYRQLVSAEQTQPPIIPFYPVVKKDLTFIHDGNDSHVEGLVNFEKLRMIAKEVRSLSNMCSSPYDLLTMLELGGQPASNAMVALNQMTTASSQYHTQGQATVKRRKKSTAAPNPKKMFEESQMVRRVKAYLNNLHVETDEKKLHEMSVECEGSGATAGGFSGPGSQRGKRHPSPAPSTTSSTSSASDERKPTAKFGSASPQAVRKLLALSEPAKARPHQPRQPGIPITQPSPAVRRAPSATGSYSSYGSHSSSSSGAGGRAMHERSHSDTPTPLPSVALSAESSSVTSLSNLPLRKTLTSGSVTSSDSGHSTISQVTTGSAGDYHPYQTRCPSPSRHSTVLPAGANRRQPPSYSVAAHMARLHRLGRAHSHEGVTQGYHFHTDPDIDQDDEDTQVSAV; encoded by the exons CTTCGGAAAACGTACGGGCGGCAGCGCCAGGAGGCAAAACGAATGTTTTGTCCTCGAACCCTCCGAGATGATTGTC ATCGACTATCCCGACGTAGACCAAGGTAGAAGAGCGCAAAATTCTCCTCTAATGGAACACCAACAACATAGGCCCATCAACATTATGTTCGATGACGCT TATGGAGGCCATCCTCACAACAACATCCCCAGACCTAGCTTGTACCATAAATGCTCCAGGGGTTCTCACTCTTCGGACACTTCCTCAGCTTACAGCGGCAGCGACACCATGGCCTCGAACCATTCCGAGCTCGACGGAGATGAACCTGATCTGTCTGGTTTGGTTGAGAGCATCGTGGATAGTGACGAAGAGGATGATTTGGCAGAGAGCATGGAT AGTTTGGCTGTGAGAGATAGAGTAAGAGACTGTTTAGAAAAGGAGCCGTCAGAGAGGACTGAGGACGACATTGAGGCCTTGTTGGAGTTTACGCAACATCTCAAGGCCTTTACCAACATGACTCTGGCGGTGAGGAGGGCGCTTTGCGCCGTTATGGTTTTTGCCGTTGTGGAGAAAGCTGGCACCATTGTCATGAACGATGGGGAGGAATTAG ATTCTTGGTCTGTGCTCGTGAACGGCTGCGTAGAGGTAGTAATCACGGGCGAAGAGAATCAAACTCTGTCTATGGGTGACGCTTTCGGCATCCTCCCCACCATGGACAAGCTCTATCACAAAGGACTGATGATTACCAAGTGCGACGACTGCCAGTTTGTCTGCATAACTCAGTCGGACTATTACCGGATCCTTCATCAAGGCGAAGAAAATACCCGCAGGCACGAGGAAGACGGCAACTTGGTGTTGGTCACCGAGCTGAGAGGGTCAGCCGAGTCTGGATCGAATAGGCGCGGACACGTAGTGATCAGAGCTACTCCTCAGCGACTCTCTCACCAACTAATCGAAGAAAACTCTCTCACCGATCCCACTTACGTCGAAGACTTTTTGCTGACTCACAGGGTGTTCACTCCAAGCCCTTTGTGCATTGCGAATCAGCTGTTGGAGTGGTTCAAAGACCCGGAAGTTCGAGATCGCGTCACAAGGGTGGTGCTCCTGTGGGTCAACAACCATTTCACTGACTTTGAGACTGATCCGGACATGATCGAGTTCCTTGAAAATTTCGAGCAAGGTCTGGAAGACGAGCACATGGCCGGGCAATTGCGACTGTTAAACATCGCTTGTGCCGCCAAAGCGCGTATCAGGAACGTAGTGCTGGCTAGGCCCAATAGGGACGAACCTCTGGCTTTTCAAGTGTTGGGAGGTTTCGAAAGGAACTTTGGAATATTCATTTCGAAGGTGGATAAAAGGTCGAAGGCCGAGGAGGTGGGGCTGAAGCGGGGAgatcaaattttggaggtgaACGGGCAGAGCTTCGAGCACGTTTCCCACGCGAGGGCTTTGGAAATTCTGAAGGGGACCACACACTTGAGCATCACGATCAAGTCCAATTTACTGCATTTCAAGGAGATGCTGAACACGCCCGATAATTCGCCCAGGCCGAGGAGCAGGAAGATTTCAGAAATTG cCAAAATCCAACACGACCCCCGAGCCAGGTTGTCAACGGTTGAGGGAAATATTCTACTGGGTCACACCACCCCATGCTCTGAACCTGTAACCATCAACAGCCCGCAAAAGGAGGGCAAAAAGCCCATGTTCTCCACCATGGGGCCCAAAAGACGCCTTCAGAAGGCCCTTATGAAAATGAACATTCTCCCAAAAAACATCATTAA CATCGGCACTGACCAAGTAGACAATTTCAACCCGCCTTCGAACTTGACCACGAACATTTACCAATCCCAGAGCAATCCGGATTTGATGTCCATTTGCTACGACGACCTGCGTTGCACTGACTATCCCGAGCACGTGCTCAAGGTTTACAAACCGGACCAGAGCTACAAATACTTACTGATTCATAAGGAAACCACCGCTCATGAGGTGGTGATGCTGGCTCTGCAGGAATTCGGAATGACCGACCCAAGTTCCAACTTTAGTTTGTGCGAAGTGTCTGTCACAGACACGCAAACGATCAAGCAAAGACGACTACCAGATCAGTTGCAAAACCTGGCGGAACGTATAGGACTGAGCAGCCGTTATTACTTGAAAACAAACGGCATTACCGAGACTTTGGTACCTGACGAATTGGCTCCGGAATTGGTGCGCGAAAGTGCGGTGCACTTTTTGCAACTCAACGCCGTGGAAGTGGCCATCCAGCTTACTCTGCAAGATTTTAGCATATTTAGGCAGATCGAGCCGACAGAATACATAGACGACTTATTTCGGCTGAAGTCGAAATATGGTACTCCCATGCTGGAGAAGTTCGAGCATTTGGTGAATAAAGAGATGTTTTGGGTGGTAAGCGAGGTGTGCTGCGAGCAGAACCCAGTGCGGAGGATGAAGATTATCAAGCAATTCATTAAAGTTGCAA gACAATGCAAAGAGTGCAAAAACTTCAACTCGATGTTCGCCATCTTGAGCGGCCTGGGACACGGAGCTGTCACCAGACTGAGGCAAACGTGGGACAAACTACCCGGCAAGTATCAGAGGATATTCAACGATCTGCAACAGCTAATGGATCCGTCTAGGAACATGAGCAAATATCGACAACTGGTCAGTGCCGAGCAAACGCAACCTCCCATT ATACCTTTTTACCCGGTGGTAAAGAAGGATCTCACCTTCATACACGACGGAAACGATTCGCACGTGGAAGGTCTAGTCAACTTCGAGAAGTTGCGCATGATCGCCAAGGAGGTGCGCTCGCTGAGTAACATGTGCAGTAGCCCCTACGATTTGTTAACAATGCTCGAATTGGGCGGGCAACCTGCTAGTAATGCCATGGTGGCACTCAATCAGATGACCACGGCGTCTTCGCAATACCATACCCAAG GTCAAGCTACAGTGAAACGACGAAAAAAGTCCACAGCCGCCCCAAATCCTAAGAAAATGTTCGAGGAATCTCAAATGGTGCGTCGCGTTAAAGCGTATCTGAACAATCTCCACGTGGAAACGGACGAGAAGAAATTGCATGAAATGTCGGTTGAGTGCGAGGGAAGTGGGGCCACCGCAGGGGGATTTTCGGGTCCAGGTAGCCAAAGGGGAAAGAGACACCCGTCGCCAGCCCCTTCTACCACCAGCAGTACAAGTAGTGCTAGCGACGAGAGGAAACCAACTGCCAAGTTCG GTTCAGCCTCGCCGCAAGCCGTCCGAAAGCTACTGGCGCTGTCCGAGCCCGCAAAAGCGAGACCCCACCAGCCTAGGCAACCCGGTATACCAATTACCCAGCCCAGTCCGGCCGTCCGGAGAGCGCCTAGCGCGACAG GTAGTTACTCGAGTTATGGGTCGCACAGTTCCAGCAGTTCAGGGGCGGGCGGAAGAGCGATGCATGAGCGCTCCCACTCGGACACGCCCACACCACTGCCCTCGGTCGCTCTGTCGGCCGAGAGCAGCAGCGTCACGTCGTTGAGCAACTTGCCATTGAGGAAAACGCTCACGTCCG GTTCGGTCACGTCTTCCGATTCGGGGCACAGCACCATTAGCCAGGTTACGACCGGTTCGGCGGGTGACTATCACCCGTACCAGACTCGCTGCCCCAGTCCCTCAAGGCATTCGACAGTATTGCCAGCAG GTGCTAACAGACGACAACCCCCTTCGTACAGTGTGGCAGCCCACATGGCCCGGCTGCACAGATTGGGGAGAGCGCATTCCCATGAAGGAGTGACTCAAGGTTACCATTTTCACACCGATCCGGATATCGATCAAG ATGACGAAGACACCCAAGTTTCAGCAGTATAA